A portion of the Leptospirales bacterium genome contains these proteins:
- the dnaK gene encoding molecular chaperone DnaK encodes MAKEKIIGIDLGTTNSCVAVMEGGEPVVIQNAEGARTTPSIVGFAAEDSKLVGQIAKNQAITNPGNTVRSIKRFMGRRFSEVQEELKRSSYKIVRSGQDGIKVESDFGAYTAQEVSAIILQKMKQTAEDYLGHKVTRAVITVPAYFNDEQRQATKDAGRIAGLEVERIINEPTAAALAYGLDRKNKNMKIAVYDLGGGTFDVSILELGDGVFEVKSTNGDTHLGGDDFDEAIIDWMTAEFKRESGIDISKDRMALQRLKEAAEKAKIELSGTMQAQINIPFITAENGVPKHLTMTLTRSKFDQLTQSLVDRTRTPCENALRDASLKPAEIDEVILVGGSTRIPAVQELVKKIFAREPNRSVNPDEVVAVGAAIQGGVLGGEVTDVLLLDVTPLSLGIETLGGVFTKLIERNTTIPTRKSQVFSTAADNQTAVSVHVMQGEREMARDNRTLARFDLLGIPPAPRGIPQIEVAFDIDANGIVHVSAKDLGTGKEQKIRIETTSGLSEEEIQRMVKDAEANESRDKELRESAEARNEADSLAYSLEKSLHEAGDKVAAADRQKAEELIKRTRDALDSNDPAQIKAARDEIQREAMELGQRIYAAAAQGQGAGAAGHDGNGQGGGPNAENAAEGEKVVDADYTVVDEEKK; translated from the coding sequence ATGGCAAAAGAGAAAATCATAGGAATTGATCTTGGAACTACCAACTCCTGCGTCGCCGTCATGGAAGGCGGGGAACCGGTGGTCATCCAGAATGCCGAGGGCGCGAGAACTACGCCGTCAATCGTTGGATTCGCGGCGGAGGATTCCAAGCTTGTGGGCCAGATTGCCAAAAACCAGGCAATCACCAACCCGGGCAACACGGTGAGGTCGATCAAGCGCTTCATGGGCAGACGCTTTTCCGAGGTGCAGGAGGAGCTGAAGCGCTCGTCCTACAAGATTGTGCGTTCCGGTCAGGACGGCATCAAGGTAGAAAGCGACTTCGGCGCTTACACTGCCCAAGAGGTCTCGGCGATCATTTTGCAAAAGATGAAGCAAACGGCTGAGGACTACCTGGGCCACAAGGTGACCCGGGCAGTGATTACAGTACCGGCCTACTTCAACGACGAACAGCGCCAGGCAACCAAAGACGCCGGGCGCATCGCCGGGCTGGAAGTCGAGCGAATCATCAACGAGCCTACGGCTGCAGCGCTGGCTTACGGACTGGACCGCAAGAACAAGAACATGAAGATTGCTGTCTACGACCTCGGCGGCGGCACTTTTGATGTAAGCATTCTGGAGCTGGGCGACGGCGTATTCGAGGTCAAGTCTACCAATGGCGATACGCATCTTGGCGGCGATGACTTTGACGAGGCAATCATTGATTGGATGACCGCGGAATTTAAGCGCGAGTCCGGCATCGATATCAGCAAAGATCGCATGGCTTTGCAACGACTCAAGGAGGCGGCAGAAAAGGCGAAGATTGAATTGTCCGGGACGATGCAAGCTCAAATCAATATACCTTTCATCACTGCCGAGAATGGGGTGCCCAAGCACCTGACCATGACGCTTACGCGATCAAAGTTCGATCAGCTCACCCAATCCCTGGTGGATCGGACGCGCACGCCCTGCGAAAATGCGCTGCGCGACGCCAGTCTGAAGCCGGCCGAGATCGACGAGGTTATTCTGGTGGGAGGATCAACGCGCATCCCGGCAGTTCAGGAACTGGTTAAGAAGATCTTTGCACGCGAACCGAATCGCTCGGTCAACCCGGATGAAGTCGTTGCAGTGGGTGCAGCAATCCAGGGCGGAGTGCTGGGCGGCGAGGTAACCGACGTTCTCCTGCTTGATGTGACGCCGCTTTCGCTGGGGATTGAAACCCTTGGCGGGGTCTTTACCAAGCTCATCGAACGTAATACCACGATACCGACGCGCAAGTCGCAGGTGTTTTCCACAGCCGCGGACAATCAAACGGCGGTATCAGTACATGTAATGCAGGGAGAGCGCGAAATGGCGCGCGACAACCGCACTCTGGCCCGCTTCGACTTGCTGGGAATCCCGCCGGCGCCGCGCGGCATCCCCCAGATTGAAGTGGCCTTCGATATCGATGCCAACGGCATCGTCCATGTTTCGGCAAAGGATCTGGGCACCGGCAAGGAACAGAAGATCCGTATCGAAACAACCAGCGGTCTCTCCGAGGAAGAAATTCAGCGCATGGTGAAGGACGCTGAAGCCAACGAATCGCGCGATAAGGAGCTGCGCGAATCCGCGGAAGCGCGTAACGAAGCCGATAGCCTTGCCTATTCGCTGGAAAAGTCGCTGCACGAAGCGGGCGATAAAGTCGCCGCGGCCGATCGCCAGAAGGCCGAGGAATTGATCAAGCGCACGCGAGATGCTCTGGATTCCAACGATCCTGCGCAGATCAAAGCGGCTCGCGATGAGATTCAAAGGGAGGCCATGGAACTTGGCCAGCGCATCTATGCGGCCGCAGCGCAAGGACAGGGAGCCGGGGCCGCCGGTCATGACGGAAATGGGCAAGGCGGCGGACCAAACGCAGAGAACGCTGCAGAAGGCGAGAAAGTCGTCGATGCCGATTACACGGTCGTGGACGAGGAAAAGAAGTAA